A single Bacteroidia bacterium DNA region contains:
- a CDS encoding sulfite exporter TauE/SafE family protein: MSSALWFILFGLGLVGGFLAGLLGIGGGLIYIIILQYVFKEYVQDTYEITRFILANSIFATLFASLSSIVRQIKQKTFYGSALLWVGVPSAIVSMSISYFIQQSNWYDKRTFLVVFSAILVLTIVKTLKAARHTQKKADENKVFTELAYWKYALTGCIAGIVSPLTGLGGGIVIVPMLSTLFNLSVKRAVNISVSSIIVSAFFNTLVYMYSSPAIEISMHTGYIAWGIVLPMILGVLIASYLGTMIAYKLEGYS; this comes from the coding sequence ATGAGTAGTGCACTTTGGTTTATTTTATTTGGATTAGGTTTAGTAGGAGGTTTTTTAGCGGGCTTGTTGGGCATAGGAGGGGGATTGATTTATATTATTATTTTGCAGTATGTTTTTAAGGAATACGTTCAAGATACCTACGAAATTACGAGATTTATTTTAGCGAATTCTATTTTTGCTACTTTGTTTGCGAGTTTATCGAGCATTGTAAGGCAGATTAAGCAAAAGACTTTTTACGGCAGTGCTTTACTTTGGGTGGGCGTGCCATCGGCTATAGTTTCTATGTCAATAAGTTATTTTATACAGCAAAGCAATTGGTATGATAAACGTACTTTTTTAGTTGTTTTTAGCGCAATTTTGGTTTTAACCATCGTCAAAACTTTGAAGGCAGCACGGCACACACAAAAAAAAGCAGATGAAAATAAAGTTTTTACTGAATTAGCGTACTGGAAGTATGCACTTACGGGATGCATAGCGGGCATAGTTTCCCCCTTAACAGGATTAGGCGGGGGAATAGTGATTGTACCTATGCTTTCTACTTTGTTTAACTTATCGGTTAAGAGAGCGGTGAATATTTCAGTTTCTTCTATTATTGTGTCAGCTTTTTTTAACACTTTGGTGTATATGTACAGCAGCCCTGCGATTGAGATAAGCATGCATACAGGCTATATTGCTTGGGGGATTGTTCTTCCGATGATACTTGGCGTTTTGATAGCATCCTATCTTGGGACTATGATAGCATACAAGTTGGAAGGTTATTC
- a CDS encoding DUF2520 domain-containing protein → MNITLIGTGGVAENLAVALSHQYNVSVVGKSLLALSQLTGYNSRWSACVNYIPELTHVILIAVQDSQVANVIKQIDFSILHDLQVIAHTSGSVGIEVFEQHTDKGAVFYPLQTFSKNRIVSWQNVPIFIEAHSTEVENILFKLASSLEAQPLRADSQKRKYIHLGAVFAQNFFNYLMQVAHEVTQKQGLTHTIYYPLLKETLLKIADTQPIYMQTGPAKRKDLSTIEMHIKMLQKEFPHYETLYRILTDYIIEFSHKQKDE, encoded by the coding sequence ATGAACATTACACTTATTGGCACAGGAGGCGTAGCTGAAAACTTAGCCGTCGCACTATCTCATCAGTATAATGTTAGTGTAGTGGGCAAGTCTCTTCTGGCACTATCCCAACTAACAGGCTACAATAGCCGCTGGTCTGCTTGTGTAAATTACATCCCTGAACTTACTCACGTCATTTTGATTGCAGTCCAAGATAGCCAAGTTGCTAACGTAATTAAGCAAATAGATTTCTCTATTCTGCACGATTTGCAAGTTATTGCACATACTTCAGGGAGTGTAGGCATAGAAGTTTTTGAGCAACATACCGACAAAGGCGCAGTATTTTATCCTTTACAAACATTTTCTAAAAATCGCATAGTTAGTTGGCAAAATGTCCCTATTTTTATAGAAGCGCACAGTACAGAAGTAGAAAATATATTGTTCAAATTAGCCTCTAGCTTGGAAGCACAGCCCCTTCGTGCAGATAGCCAAAAACGAAAATACATACACTTGGGTGCAGTATTTGCCCAAAACTTTTTTAACTACTTAATGCAAGTAGCACACGAAGTTACTCAAAAACAAGGTTTAACACATACTATTTATTACCCGTTGTTGAAGGAAACTTTACTAAAAATAGCCGATACTCAACCTATATACATGCAAACAGGTCCTGCAAAGCGAAAAGACCTATCTACCATTGAAATGCATATTAAAATGTTGCAGAAAGAATTCCCGCACTACGAAACATTATACCGAATACTTACAGACTACATTATAGAATTTTCGCACAAACAGAAGGATGAGTAG
- the atpC gene encoding ATP synthase F1 subunit epsilon, protein MFVEIISPERIIFQGDAESVKLPGAAGSFEVKDKHAPIISTLSKGDLSISQKGKSTTFKIEGGVIEVLNNKVSILVEKVLS, encoded by the coding sequence ATGTTTGTAGAAATTATTTCCCCTGAACGTATTATTTTTCAAGGCGATGCCGAAAGTGTTAAATTACCTGGTGCCGCAGGAAGTTTCGAAGTCAAAGATAAACACGCACCTATAATCTCTACTCTATCCAAAGGCGATTTAAGCATCAGCCAAAAAGGTAAAAGCACTACTTTCAAAATAGAGGGCGGCGTAATAGAAGTACTTAACAATAAAGTCAGCATATTAGTAGAAAAAGTATTGTCATGA